Proteins co-encoded in one Halorussus lipolyticus genomic window:
- a CDS encoding DUF7097 family protein, with translation MKETPSGTPVGVDDPYDHAGLCDHLTDEGKCRYAFEHPEQDPEFARERRDDDLRCPAADPDGEASCASIASDETASGDWNWDDCPHYRCRKHDRECVRCGLEERRMAHSDERPLLEEHHLSYAGEGETLSHEITVYLCRWCHAKVHKSWARIDDDVNPDPEAIAEKEDRRSREQSEASFESAADRFDFGDE, from the coding sequence ATGAAGGAGACGCCCTCCGGAACGCCGGTCGGCGTGGACGACCCTTACGACCACGCCGGACTCTGCGACCATCTCACCGACGAGGGCAAGTGTCGGTACGCCTTCGAGCATCCCGAACAGGACCCCGAGTTCGCCCGCGAGCGCCGGGACGACGACCTTCGCTGTCCCGCCGCTGACCCGGACGGCGAGGCGTCGTGCGCCTCGATAGCGAGTGATGAAACCGCGAGCGGCGACTGGAACTGGGACGACTGCCCCCACTACCGATGCCGGAAGCACGACCGGGAGTGCGTTCGGTGCGGTCTCGAAGAGCGCCGGATGGCCCACTCCGACGAGCGCCCGCTTCTCGAAGAACACCATCTTTCCTACGCCGGCGAGGGCGAGACCCTGAGTCACGAGATTACGGTCTACCTCTGTCGGTGGTGTCACGCCAAGGTCCACAAGTCGTGGGCGCGCATCGACGACGACGTGAACCCCGACCCCGAAGCCATCGCCGAAAAAGAGGACAGACGGTCGCGCGAGCAGTCCGAGGCGAGTTTCGAGTCGGCGGCCGACCGGTTCGACTTCGGCGACGAGTAG
- a CDS encoding 2-isopropylmalate synthase produces MNDLFGGSPNNTSQSKTDAQDAEREVDLLDTTLRDGEQAPGVSLTPDEKADVAKALDRAGVSVVEAGSACTGDGERATIERVAGLGLDARVTSFARGVRGDVDLALDCGVDGVNLVVPASDRHVEEKVGSSREEVVEETGELVAYAKDHGLWVEVIGEDGSRADLDFLERLAEAAHDAGADRFCFADTVGHAGPERAYEAVSRLADLGPVSTHTHDDLGLGMTNALASVAGGADLVHATVNGVGERAGNVALEEVAIALDHSYGVETVELSELYDLARVVADATDVPLAPNKAVVGENAFAHESGIHTDGTLKDERMYEPYPPETVGRERRLVLGKHTGRAGAKAALAEHGVEVGEDELREVVARVQDLAERNKRVTDADLLAIAEDVQGRDRDRRIELRELTATSGGAIPTASVELEVDGDRRVASGTGDGPVDAAVTAVREAVSGSPDSPSVAADAHLESYRVDAITGGTDAVVTVEVEMTRGDRSVTVAASDGDITSASVTAMVDALDRLLPADDEAERAVADD; encoded by the coding sequence GTGAACGATTTATTCGGGGGTTCCCCGAATAACACATCTCAGTCGAAGACGGACGCACAGGACGCAGAACGCGAAGTGGACCTCCTCGACACGACGCTCCGGGACGGCGAGCAGGCACCGGGCGTCTCGCTGACGCCCGACGAGAAGGCCGACGTGGCGAAAGCCCTCGACAGAGCGGGGGTCTCGGTTGTCGAGGCCGGGAGCGCCTGCACCGGCGACGGCGAGCGCGCGACCATCGAGCGCGTGGCCGGCCTCGGATTGGACGCTCGGGTGACGAGTTTCGCCCGAGGAGTCCGGGGCGACGTGGACCTCGCGCTCGACTGCGGGGTTGACGGCGTGAACCTCGTCGTACCCGCCAGCGACCGCCACGTCGAGGAGAAAGTCGGCTCCTCGCGCGAGGAGGTCGTCGAGGAGACCGGCGAGTTGGTCGCCTACGCCAAAGACCACGGTCTCTGGGTCGAGGTCATCGGCGAGGACGGCTCTCGGGCCGACCTCGATTTCCTCGAACGCCTTGCCGAGGCGGCCCACGACGCTGGAGCAGACCGGTTCTGCTTCGCCGACACGGTGGGCCACGCCGGGCCGGAACGGGCCTACGAGGCTGTCTCGCGGTTGGCCGACCTCGGGCCGGTCAGCACCCACACCCACGACGACTTGGGCCTCGGGATGACCAACGCCCTCGCCAGCGTCGCTGGCGGGGCGGATTTGGTCCACGCCACAGTCAACGGCGTCGGCGAGCGAGCGGGCAACGTCGCCTTGGAGGAGGTCGCCATCGCGCTCGACCACTCCTACGGCGTCGAGACGGTCGAGTTATCGGAACTCTACGACCTCGCGCGAGTCGTGGCCGACGCGACCGACGTACCCCTCGCGCCGAACAAGGCCGTGGTCGGCGAGAACGCCTTCGCCCACGAGTCGGGCATCCACACCGACGGCACGCTCAAAGACGAGCGGATGTACGAACCCTACCCGCCCGAGACGGTCGGGCGGGAGCGCAGACTCGTCCTCGGCAAGCACACCGGCAGAGCGGGCGCGAAGGCGGCGCTCGCAGAACACGGCGTAGAGGTCGGCGAGGACGAACTCCGGGAGGTGGTGGCCCGCGTGCAGGACCTCGCCGAGCGGAACAAGCGCGTGACCGACGCCGACCTGCTGGCCATCGCCGAGGACGTGCAGGGCAGAGACCGGGACCGGCGCATCGAACTCCGAGAACTCACCGCGACCAGCGGCGGGGCCATCCCGACCGCGAGCGTCGAACTCGAAGTGGACGGCGACCGGCGCGTCGCCAGCGGCACCGGCGACGGCCCGGTGGACGCCGCAGTGACCGCAGTCCGCGAGGCCGTCTCCGGGTCGCCGGACTCGCCCTCGGTGGCGGCCGACGCCCATCTGGAGTCCTACCGCGTGGACGCCATCACCGGCGGCACCGACGCGGTGGTCACGGTCGAGGTCGAGATGACCCGAGGAGACCGCTCGGTCACGGTCGCGGCCAGCGACGGCGACATCACCAGCGCCAGCGTCACCGCGATGGTGGACGCGCTGGACCGCCTGCTTCCGGCCGACGACGAGGCCGAGCGCGCGGTGGCCGACGACTGA
- a CDS encoding AAA family ATPase — protein sequence MDVTEANERCESVLDTIGNAVIADREFLETVLLGVMAGGHALLEDVPGTGKTLTARSFASALGLSFSRVQFTPDLLPADVTGTHVFNEQDRTFEFNEGPIFANVVLADEINRAPPKTQAALLEAMEEGQVTVDGDTHELPKPFFVIATQNPVEQEGTFPLPEAQVDRFAVKSSIGYPDVEGEYELLRRRAGRSAQSPSVGTVLDQQLVTDLREVPEEVRVDDDLLEYMANVARETREDRRVQVGVSPRGTQRLFEATRAYAAMCGREFVTPDDVKRVAQPVLAHRVVLTPDAQVNNVDKSAVVDRVLDDVPVPTVE from the coding sequence ATGGACGTAACCGAGGCCAACGAGCGGTGCGAGTCAGTCCTCGACACCATCGGGAACGCAGTCATCGCGGACAGAGAATTTCTCGAAACCGTACTGTTGGGCGTGATGGCAGGCGGCCACGCCCTCCTCGAGGACGTGCCGGGGACGGGCAAGACCCTGACCGCCCGGAGTTTCGCGTCGGCACTCGGCCTCTCGTTCTCGCGGGTCCAGTTCACGCCGGACCTCCTGCCCGCCGACGTGACCGGGACCCACGTGTTCAACGAGCAGGACCGCACTTTCGAGTTCAACGAGGGTCCCATCTTCGCCAACGTCGTGCTGGCCGACGAAATCAACCGCGCGCCGCCCAAGACCCAAGCCGCCCTGCTGGAAGCCATGGAGGAGGGCCAAGTCACGGTGGACGGCGACACCCACGAACTCCCCAAGCCCTTCTTCGTCATCGCCACCCAGAACCCCGTCGAGCAGGAGGGGACCTTCCCCCTGCCCGAGGCCCAAGTGGACCGCTTCGCCGTCAAGTCGTCCATCGGCTACCCCGACGTGGAGGGCGAGTACGAACTCCTCCGGCGGCGCGCGGGTCGCTCCGCCCAGAGTCCCTCGGTCGGGACGGTCCTCGACCAGCAACTCGTGACCGACCTCCGGGAAGTCCCCGAGGAGGTCCGCGTGGACGACGACCTGCTGGAATACATGGCCAACGTCGCCCGCGAGACCCGCGAGGACCGCCGCGTCCAAGTCGGCGTCTCTCCTCGCGGGACCCAGCGCCTGTTCGAGGCCACCAGAGCCTACGCCGCCATGTGCGGCCGGGAGTTCGTCACGCCAGACGACGTGAAGCGAGTGGCTCAGCCGGTGCTGGCGCACAGGGTTGTCCTCACGCCCGACGCGCAGGTCAACAACGTGGACAAGTCCGCCGTCGTGGACCGCGTGCTGGACGACGTGCCGGTGCCGACCGTCGAGTAG
- a CDS encoding TspO/MBR family protein: MSVIESIRNARDDGTGPNWPVLVGAVLVCELAGIVPSILTANDVATWYPTLAKPAFTPPSWVFGPVWTTLYLLMGVALYLVWRSDRGRIRQVALAVFGAQLVLNAAWTLVFFGSQAIFGGLVVIAVLLATILATMAAFARIDRRAAALLVPYLVWVGFATALNYEIWRLN, from the coding sequence ATGAGCGTCATCGAAAGCATCCGCAATGCCCGCGACGACGGAACCGGTCCCAACTGGCCGGTCCTCGTCGGGGCGGTCCTCGTCTGCGAACTCGCCGGAATCGTCCCCTCGATTCTGACGGCCAACGACGTGGCGACGTGGTACCCCACGCTGGCCAAACCCGCGTTCACGCCGCCGAGTTGGGTGTTCGGGCCGGTCTGGACCACCCTGTATCTCCTGATGGGCGTGGCGCTGTATCTGGTCTGGCGAAGCGACCGAGGACGAATCCGACAGGTCGCGCTCGCCGTCTTCGGCGCGCAGTTGGTGCTGAACGCCGCGTGGACGCTGGTCTTCTTCGGGTCGCAGGCCATCTTCGGCGGTCTGGTCGTCATCGCCGTCCTGCTGGCGACGATTCTAGCCACGATGGCGGCGTTCGCCCGCATCGACCGCCGAGCGGCCGCGCTGTTGGTCCCGTACCTCGTCTGGGTCGGGTTCGCCACCGCGCTGAACTACGAGATTTGGCGACTGAACTGA
- a CDS encoding DUF192 domain-containing protein, giving the protein MRLVRDDGRTEQTLATEIETAESFLSKARGLMFRRSIPDDYALVFEFDDVGMQDVHMVFVPFPLDVLWLRDDEVQHKERLSPWTGMAKAKADRLVELPAGSADAVTVGDTVRLVE; this is encoded by the coding sequence GTGCGACTGGTACGCGACGACGGCAGGACCGAGCAGACCCTCGCAACCGAAATCGAGACGGCCGAATCCTTCCTCTCGAAGGCCCGCGGCCTGATGTTCCGGCGGTCGATTCCCGACGACTACGCGCTGGTATTCGAGTTCGACGACGTGGGAATGCAGGACGTTCACATGGTGTTCGTCCCCTTCCCGCTGGACGTGCTGTGGCTTCGGGACGACGAGGTTCAGCACAAAGAGCGCCTCTCGCCGTGGACCGGGATGGCGAAAGCGAAGGCCGACCGACTCGTGGAACTCCCGGCAGGGAGCGCCGACGCGGTGACCGTCGGCGATACGGTGCGACTGGTCGAGTAG
- a CDS encoding MFS transporter — protein sequence MPRDESRTAPTAAVLKYYAYKATKAVEFYRPVMYLFFLAQGLSFTQIAFLEAAYNVTTVLGEVPTGYVGDRIGRRNSLLVGTGLIAVTLVGIGLSGSFLALLGLYVCWSMGYNFRSGSEDAWLYDTLTDDLSEDQFSRVRGRGESVSLLTGVVAAVIGGYLGDIDLSYPFFVAAGVTALGIVALLSFSEPETYEKTDSDDLSLRRSLGIVRDAVTNRRIRAFVIYYYVLFAAVLYLVFMFVQPIFEGVVVDLGIEPGRVESLLGWYYAGISLVGAGFSYYAGAIKDRIGLRTWFLVLPFAVGAALVGMYLVPVLALPVLLLARGIADTTRALASQYVNDRIESVGRATVLSAMAMVSGLTVIPFQLASGAVSDFSSPLLALAVAGGVLILGSLAVLAWEVPVASEGTAVEVGDETSD from the coding sequence ATGCCCCGCGACGAATCGAGGACCGCTCCGACCGCCGCGGTCCTGAAGTACTACGCCTACAAGGCCACCAAGGCGGTCGAGTTCTACCGGCCGGTGATGTACCTCTTTTTCCTCGCACAGGGCCTCTCGTTCACCCAAATCGCGTTTCTGGAGGCCGCGTACAACGTGACGACCGTGCTGGGCGAGGTCCCGACTGGCTACGTCGGCGACCGCATCGGCCGGCGAAACAGTCTGCTGGTCGGGACCGGCCTCATCGCGGTGACGCTGGTCGGCATCGGTCTCTCAGGCTCGTTCCTCGCGCTGTTGGGGCTGTACGTCTGCTGGTCGATGGGCTACAATTTCCGGTCGGGAAGCGAGGACGCGTGGCTCTACGACACCCTGACCGACGACCTCTCGGAAGACCAGTTCTCCCGAGTCCGAGGCCGCGGCGAGTCGGTCTCGCTCCTTACCGGCGTCGTCGCCGCGGTCATCGGTGGCTACCTCGGCGACATCGACCTCTCGTACCCCTTCTTCGTCGCGGCGGGCGTGACCGCGCTCGGCATCGTGGCCCTGCTGTCGTTCTCGGAACCCGAGACCTACGAAAAAACCGACTCGGACGACCTCTCGCTCCGGCGAAGCCTCGGCATCGTCCGGGACGCCGTGACCAACCGCCGGATTCGAGCGTTCGTGATTTACTACTACGTCCTGTTCGCGGCGGTCCTCTACCTCGTCTTCATGTTCGTCCAGCCGATTTTCGAGGGCGTCGTCGTGGACCTCGGCATCGAACCGGGGCGCGTCGAGTCGCTTCTGGGGTGGTACTACGCCGGTATCAGCCTCGTCGGGGCCGGATTCAGCTACTACGCCGGGGCCATCAAGGACCGAATCGGCCTCCGGACGTGGTTCCTCGTTCTCCCCTTCGCGGTGGGCGCGGCGCTAGTCGGGATGTACCTCGTGCCGGTGCTTGCCCTGCCGGTCTTGCTTCTGGCGCGGGGCATCGCCGACACCACGCGGGCGCTGGCCAGCCAGTACGTCAACGACCGCATCGAGTCGGTGGGCCGGGCGACGGTCCTGAGCGCGATGGCGATGGTCAGCGGCCTGACCGTGATTCCCTTCCAGTTGGCCAGCGGCGCGGTGTCGGACTTCTCGTCGCCGCTCCTCGCGCTGGCGGTTGCCGGCGGAGTCCTGATACTCGGGTCGCTGGCGGTGCTGGCGTGGGAGGTTCCGGTGGCATCCGAGGGAACGGCAGTCGAAGTGGGCGACGAAACAAGCGACTGA